In Wenyingzhuangia fucanilytica, the following are encoded in one genomic region:
- a CDS encoding TonB-dependent receptor encodes MKKLLNLSFMILISVFANAQTGSIKGLINAKNGGFLSYANISISNTNHKTLSNASGEYNIDGIKPGEYTVVVKFIGYKTAKKQITVSANTTTKVPTFILTENQETLEEVVLDGHKKNSYAAKKPSESLRLKTPLIKIPQNIQIVNKELISDQATFTMMDGITRNVSGAQMIEHWGSFARINMRGFRIAPMRNGMNLTTSWGPLAEDMSIVERVEFVKGPAAYMLASGEPGGFFNVVTKKPSNHRVAEVNVSAGSFNTFRGAVDYGNTLLDGKLQYRVNFMKSTQGSHRDFEKTDRTSFAPALKYLFTENTSLSAEYIYQKVKMPYGGAYVFGPASAGFASLDRDFTALEEDFEETDMKEKNLYANFTHKFNKNWEIQAQYSRLDYEQEGMSPWAVWGSVQENGDITRYVSSADAIIEIDATQLFVNGSFNTGNISHKILAGVDYNSKDSWHDWSQSAVIDQTPFNIYNPVYGNAVFPDFDRSKSVKDRSGLVKYETLTKGYYLQDEIGFFKDRLRLSLAGRYTDANITRDATEEKAALFTPRVGLSFDILSDFTVYGLYDQAFKPQTGASKTNEVFDPEIATDIEGGLKKTWFNGKLNTSVTLFQITKDNILVTDPEDANFSVQIGQVQSKGLEFDLQGQITPELNMVLNYANTNVEVTKDSDPTLVGTKVAGHSKHITNGWLNYHFNAASKLKGFGLSLGYQYLVDRSSWAWATDGQDPILPDYFRLDGGVSWKNDKIGVRLNVNNILNKYLYSGAGYGDYLYWQTEPGTNARLTVSYKF; translated from the coding sequence ATGAAAAAATTATTAAACTTATCATTTATGATATTGATAAGTGTTTTTGCAAATGCACAAACAGGAAGTATAAAAGGACTAATAAATGCTAAAAATGGTGGGTTTTTATCCTATGCAAACATTAGTATTTCAAATACAAATCATAAAACATTGAGCAATGCCTCGGGAGAATATAATATTGATGGAATTAAACCAGGGGAATATACCGTTGTAGTAAAATTTATTGGATACAAAACAGCAAAAAAACAAATAACAGTATCAGCCAATACAACTACAAAAGTTCCAACATTTATTTTAACAGAAAATCAAGAAACACTAGAAGAAGTAGTTTTAGATGGTCATAAAAAAAACAGTTACGCTGCAAAAAAACCTTCGGAAAGTTTACGTTTAAAAACACCATTAATTAAGATTCCGCAAAACATACAAATTGTAAATAAAGAGCTAATTAGTGATCAGGCTACTTTTACAATGATGGACGGAATAACGCGTAATGTTAGTGGTGCTCAAATGATTGAACACTGGGGAAGTTTTGCTCGTATAAACATGCGTGGATTTAGAATTGCTCCCATGAGAAACGGAATGAATCTTACCACTTCTTGGGGGCCATTGGCAGAAGACATGAGTATTGTAGAGCGTGTAGAATTTGTAAAAGGTCCTGCTGCTTATATGCTTGCTTCTGGCGAACCTGGAGGTTTTTTTAATGTAGTTACTAAAAAACCTAGTAATCATAGAGTTGCAGAAGTAAATGTTTCTGCAGGAAGTTTTAATACTTTTAGAGGTGCAGTAGATTACGGAAATACACTTCTTGATGGTAAACTACAATACAGAGTAAATTTTATGAAAAGTACTCAAGGTTCTCATCGTGATTTTGAAAAAACAGACAGAACATCTTTTGCTCCTGCTTTAAAATATTTATTTACAGAAAACACCTCTTTATCGGCAGAATACATTTATCAAAAAGTAAAAATGCCTTATGGTGGAGCTTATGTTTTTGGTCCAGCAAGTGCAGGTTTTGCAAGTTTGGATAGAGATTTTACAGCTCTTGAAGAAGATTTTGAAGAAACGGACATGAAAGAGAAAAACTTATATGCAAATTTTACTCACAAGTTTAATAAAAACTGGGAAATTCAAGCACAATACTCAAGATTAGATTATGAACAAGAAGGAATGTCTCCTTGGGCTGTATGGGGAAGCGTACAAGAAAATGGAGATATTACAAGATACGTAAGTAGTGCAGACGCTATTATAGAAATTGATGCTACTCAATTATTTGTAAACGGAAGTTTTAACACTGGTAACATCAGTCATAAAATATTAGCAGGTGTTGATTACAACAGTAAAGATTCTTGGCACGATTGGAGCCAATCTGCTGTAATTGATCAAACTCCTTTTAACATCTACAACCCTGTATATGGAAATGCAGTATTTCCTGATTTTGACAGAAGTAAAAGTGTAAAAGATAGAAGTGGTTTGGTAAAATATGAAACCCTTACAAAAGGATATTATTTACAAGATGAAATTGGTTTCTTTAAAGATAGATTAAGACTTTCTTTAGCAGGTAGATATACAGATGCAAACATCACTCGTGATGCCACAGAAGAAAAAGCAGCTTTATTTACTCCAAGAGTGGGACTTAGTTTTGATATTCTATCAGATTTTACCGTTTATGGATTGTATGATCAAGCTTTTAAACCACAAACTGGAGCTAGTAAAACTAACGAAGTTTTTGATCCAGAAATAGCGACAGATATTGAAGGAGGTCTTAAAAAAACTTGGTTTAATGGAAAGTTAAATACATCGGTAACCCTATTCCAAATTACAAAAGATAACATTTTAGTTACCGATCCAGAAGATGCCAATTTCTCTGTTCAAATAGGGCAAGTACAATCTAAAGGATTAGAGTTTGATTTACAAGGACAAATTACTCCTGAATTAAATATGGTGCTAAACTATGCAAATACCAATGTAGAAGTTACAAAAGATTCCGACCCTACACTTGTAGGTACTAAAGTTGCTGGACATTCTAAGCATATTACAAACGGTTGGTTAAATTATCATTTTAATGCAGCTTCTAAATTAAAAGGATTTGGATTGTCTTTAGGATATCAATATTTAGTAGATCGTTCTTCTTGGGCATGGGCAACAGATGGACAAGATCCAATATTACCAGATTACTTTAGGTTAGATGGTGGTGTTTCTTGGAAAAATGATAAAATTGGAGTGAGACTAAATGTTAATAATATTTTAAACAAATACTTATACTCTGGAGCCGGATACGGAGATTATTTGTACTGGCAAACTGAACCAGGAACAAACGCAAGATTAACGGTATCATATAAATTTTAA
- a CDS encoding AraC family transcriptional regulator → MDLTIKTYDKAIAARDIKIEPFDVNKRYTKPHRHNKYLELVYFTKGSGYHHMDLNSYQIKPPVLFVVNKEEVHHWEITTVPKGYVIIIKESFLEKTLDKHINNQFFKISKFQKIDILQKDSTLNKLFKILTKEIKSPNTPIEVIEGMLKSLLAKILLYTDITKESNVNTEDKVSQFVDLLGQILKNNVSYYANQLNVSSQNLNQLCKKKQGKTASQIIAIYMVQEIKRLLIYTDKSVGEIAYELDFKDVSHFVKYFKRHTELTPMQFKNSLKQ, encoded by the coding sequence TTGGATTTAACGATTAAAACTTACGATAAGGCAATTGCTGCTAGAGATATTAAAATAGAACCTTTTGATGTAAATAAAAGGTATACCAAGCCCCATAGACACAATAAATATTTAGAGTTGGTTTATTTTACCAAAGGATCTGGATATCATCACATGGATTTAAACAGTTATCAAATAAAACCTCCTGTGTTATTTGTGGTTAATAAAGAAGAAGTACACCATTGGGAAATTACCACTGTTCCTAAAGGATATGTAATTATTATTAAAGAATCGTTTTTAGAAAAAACTTTAGATAAGCATATTAATAATCAGTTTTTTAAAATAAGTAAATTTCAAAAAATTGATATCCTTCAAAAAGACAGTACACTTAATAAATTATTTAAAATATTAACTAAGGAGATTAAGAGTCCAAATACACCAATTGAGGTGATTGAGGGAATGCTAAAATCTTTACTAGCTAAAATTTTATTATACACAGATATTACAAAAGAAAGTAATGTAAATACAGAAGATAAAGTAAGTCAGTTTGTAGATTTATTAGGACAAATATTAAAAAATAATGTGTCTTATTATGCCAATCAATTAAACGTTTCATCACAAAATTTAAATCAGTTGTGTAAAAAGAAACAAGGTAAAACAGCCTCACAAATTATTGCGATTTATATGGTTCAAGAAATAAAAAGATTGTTAATTTATACGGATAAATCTGTTGGAGAAATAGCTTATGAGTTAGATTTTAAAGATGTTTCTCACTTTGTAAAATACTTTAAAAGACATACAGAATTAACCCCTATGCAATTTAAAAATTCTTTAAAACAATAA
- a CDS encoding heavy-metal-associated domain-containing protein, which produces MRKLVLSALFIGLMTVVSCGNKSEKKEVVVSENTTSMNVGVRGNCAMCKHTIETAAKDVEGVVAANWSVEKKKIEVSYDNTKTNQVAIEKAIAASGYDTENVASNEASYSELPGCCQYDHSMEMNQ; this is translated from the coding sequence ATGAGAAAATTAGTTTTAAGTGCCTTATTTATAGGCTTGATGACAGTAGTGAGTTGTGGAAACAAATCAGAAAAAAAAGAAGTTGTAGTGAGTGAAAATACAACAAGTATGAATGTTGGAGTACGTGGAAATTGTGCCATGTGTAAACACACTATAGAAACAGCAGCTAAAGATGTAGAGGGAGTAGTAGCGGCCAATTGGAGCGTAGAAAAGAAAAAGATTGAAGTGAGTTATGATAACACGAAAACCAACCAAGTCGCTATTGAAAAAGCCATTGCAGCATCTGGTTACGATACAGAAAATGTAGCGAGTAACGAAGCTTCTTATAGCGAGTTACCAGGTTGTTGCCAATACGACCACAGTATGGAAATGAATCAATAA
- a CDS encoding SsrA-binding protein, whose translation MKKTFFRFLAKINKGLFPSYGRKQLDISKASKIQFLIIGWRYYVTKNSL comes from the coding sequence ATGAAAAAAACATTTTTTAGATTTTTAGCCAAAATAAATAAAGGATTATTCCCTTCATACGGACGTAAACAATTGGATATTAGTAAGGCATCTAAAATTCAGTTTTTAATAATAGGATGGAGGTATTATGTGACTAAGAATTCTTTATAA
- a CDS encoding PepSY-associated TM helix domain-containing protein: protein MDNRKHNILFHTHTVSGIVISVVLYVIFFAGSFSFFRDEIINWERNQSTKVTDGIHFNINKALDSIQTNKTLYGRSVSIEKHSNERRLNVSLSASKDTLAAKETNGRDFFYLDTQDFSQHQYVSSYSLGEFLYRLHFLAQIKYPVGYYLAGFTAFFFLFAIITGVLVHWKKIVSNFYVFRPMAKLKALWTDAHTALGMIGLPFQFVYAVTGAFFMIKLLLVAPNVMVIYNGNQQELYKDLGYTPTDFSFHQTKNTEQVDYNKYLKNIQQQWPNFNITKVLIQNFGDTNEHITLEGHTNRNLKFNGFGKITYKTSTNEVVYEKKPTETTSYLESVKNILYRIHYGDYGGYLLKILSFILGLTSCFVIISGVMIWLVARDKKNVPEKRRRFNQRVVLIYLAICLSMYPITALSFIAVKVFAAQMSQSFIYSFYFIGWLIFTLFFITKKDIYFINKWTLKLGSYIGLCIPIVNGFTTGNWIWLTLQNQQYQLFFIDAFWICLSLTTLWVTAKLKK from the coding sequence ATGGACAATAGAAAACATAATATTTTATTTCACACACATACCGTTAGTGGTATTGTTATTAGTGTGGTTTTATACGTTATTTTTTTTGCGGGTTCTTTCTCTTTTTTTAGAGATGAAATCATTAATTGGGAAAGAAATCAAAGCACAAAAGTTACCGATGGTATTCATTTTAACATCAACAAAGCTTTAGATAGCATACAAACAAACAAAACTTTGTATGGTAGAAGTGTTAGTATTGAAAAACACAGTAACGAAAGAAGATTAAATGTATCTCTTTCTGCTTCTAAAGATACTTTGGCTGCTAAAGAAACCAATGGAAGAGATTTCTTTTATTTGGATACTCAAGATTTTAGTCAACACCAGTATGTGAGTTCATACTCTTTAGGTGAGTTTTTATACCGATTGCATTTCTTAGCACAAATTAAATATCCTGTGGGTTATTATTTAGCTGGTTTTACCGCTTTCTTTTTCTTATTTGCTATTATCACTGGTGTGTTAGTGCATTGGAAAAAAATAGTTTCTAACTTTTACGTGTTTAGACCTATGGCTAAATTAAAAGCTTTGTGGACAGATGCCCATACAGCTTTAGGAATGATTGGTTTGCCTTTTCAGTTTGTATATGCTGTTACAGGTGCTTTTTTTATGATAAAATTATTATTGGTAGCTCCAAACGTTATGGTTATTTACAATGGAAATCAACAAGAATTGTATAAAGATTTAGGCTACACACCTACCGATTTTTCCTTCCATCAAACAAAAAACACAGAACAGGTTGATTATAATAAGTACTTAAAAAACATTCAACAACAATGGCCAAACTTTAATATTACCAAAGTATTGATTCAAAATTTTGGAGATACCAACGAACACATAACTCTTGAAGGACATACTAACAGAAATTTAAAATTTAATGGTTTTGGAAAAATAACTTACAAAACCAGTACAAATGAAGTTGTTTATGAGAAAAAACCTACTGAAACTACATCTTATTTAGAAAGTGTAAAAAACATTCTTTATAGAATTCACTATGGAGATTATGGTGGTTATTTATTAAAAATCCTCAGTTTTATATTAGGTTTAACTTCTTGTTTTGTCATTATTTCTGGAGTGATGATTTGGTTGGTAGCTAGAGATAAAAAGAATGTTCCAGAAAAAAGAAGAAGATTTAACCAAAGAGTCGTTTTAATTTACTTAGCAATTTGTTTAAGTATGTACCCAATTACAGCTTTGTCTTTTATAGCTGTTAAAGTATTTGCAGCCCAAATGAGTCAATCTTTTATTTATTCCTTTTATTTTATAGGATGGCTTATTTTTACCCTCTTTTTCATCACCAAAAAAGATATTTATTTTATCAACAAATGGACATTAAAACTAGGGAGTTACATTGGCTTATGCATTCCTATTGTTAATGGTTTTACCACTGGTAATTGGATTTGGTTGACCTTACAAAACCAACAATATCAATTATTTTTTATAGATGCTTTCTGGATTTGTTTGTCATTAACCACTTTGTGGGTTACCGCTAAACTTAAGAAATAA
- a CDS encoding calcium/sodium antiporter, giving the protein MDILFMITGLVLLIFGGDWLLKASVNISMKLNISKIVIGMTVVSFATSAPELIVSIKSALDGFPDLALGNVIGSNIANLALVLGVTVCLGTIDVGKSFYTIDWPMMMIASVLLYLFIGYDLVLDRTEGIILFAILIAFLYYLLRIQSKTTITDEELEITNDDTPIGKTLFLLLIGGIGLWGGSELLINGAVGFAQAIGVSERIIGVTIVSVGTSIPELAASIIAIIKKEKAISLGNLIGSNIFNILAVLGITSIITPIKVGDLHIITNDIYWMLGVALLVFPLCFIPTKLKFGFKEGVILLATYGAFIYFTVFS; this is encoded by the coding sequence ATGGACATACTATTTATGATTACAGGATTAGTTCTGTTAATTTTTGGAGGAGATTGGCTTTTAAAAGCATCCGTAAACATTTCTATGAAATTAAATATTTCTAAAATAGTTATAGGAATGACAGTGGTATCTTTTGCCACCTCAGCACCAGAACTTATTGTGAGTATTAAATCTGCTTTAGATGGTTTTCCAGATTTAGCCTTAGGGAATGTTATAGGTTCTAACATTGCTAACTTGGCTTTGGTTTTAGGAGTTACTGTTTGTTTAGGTACTATTGATGTTGGAAAATCTTTTTACACCATAGACTGGCCTATGATGATGATTGCTTCTGTTCTCCTTTATTTATTTATTGGTTATGATTTGGTATTAGATAGAACTGAGGGAATTATCTTATTTGCTATACTTATTGCCTTTTTATATTATTTACTGCGCATACAAAGTAAAACAACTATTACTGATGAAGAACTAGAAATTACAAACGATGATACCCCTATAGGAAAAACATTGTTTTTATTGTTAATTGGTGGAATTGGACTTTGGGGAGGATCTGAATTATTAATTAACGGGGCTGTCGGTTTTGCTCAAGCCATTGGGGTTAGCGAGCGTATTATTGGGGTTACTATTGTATCTGTAGGAACTAGTATTCCTGAACTTGCGGCATCTATTATTGCCATCATCAAAAAGGAAAAAGCTATTTCTTTAGGAAATTTAATAGGATCTAATATTTTTAATATTTTGGCTGTATTAGGAATTACTTCAATTATTACCCCTATAAAAGTTGGAGATTTACATATTATCACCAATGATATTTATTGGATGCTTGGTGTAGCTTTATTGGTTTTTCCTTTGTGTTTTATTCCTACCAAATTAAAATTTGGTTTTAAAGAAGGAGTTATCTTATTAGCTACTTACGGAGCCTTTATTTACTTTACCGTTTTTTCATAA
- a CDS encoding efflux RND transporter periplasmic adaptor subunit, with product MKKYSIYIVILVIGVLLGWLLFGHSNTTEKHEHGSEEKEMENQMWTCSMHPNIMKTEPGDCPICGMDLIPTTMSKEEVNPNQFQLTKNAMALAAIETTVVENSESGNQDIVLSGLISENQDKTSTQSAHFDGRVEKLYVTSLGQVVKKGQPVAEVYAPELITAQQELIIAAKTKNTQPALYNAVRNKFKNWYIHEHQLDEIEKTGKVKTNMLIYAHVAGTVTDILVDLGAHIMMGKPILKVADLSTVWANFDVYENQLSLFKVGQEIEVVIPSNQQKTMKGKVSFIDPVLNEQTRTVSLRVVLNNKNKTLKPGMFAEGKIKNKTEVSNQIQIPETSVLWTGKRSVVYVKVNKEQPTFELREVTLGNKIGNNYIVLYGLKNGEEIVTQGTFTVDAAAQLQGKKSMMNTDKSKSSDMQGMHMNH from the coding sequence ATGAAAAAATATAGTATATACATAGTAATTCTTGTTATAGGAGTTTTGTTAGGTTGGCTGTTGTTCGGTCATTCTAATACAACCGAAAAGCACGAACACGGTTCAGAAGAAAAGGAGATGGAAAATCAAATGTGGACTTGTTCCATGCATCCTAATATCATGAAAACTGAACCTGGAGATTGTCCTATTTGTGGAATGGATTTAATTCCCACAACCATGAGTAAAGAAGAGGTAAATCCGAACCAATTTCAATTAACAAAAAATGCCATGGCTTTGGCAGCTATAGAAACTACTGTAGTGGAAAATAGTGAATCAGGGAATCAAGATATCGTGTTATCTGGATTGATTTCGGAAAATCAAGATAAAACCTCTACTCAATCTGCTCATTTTGATGGTCGTGTAGAAAAACTCTATGTTACTTCTTTAGGACAAGTAGTTAAAAAAGGTCAGCCAGTGGCAGAAGTATATGCTCCAGAGTTGATTACTGCTCAACAAGAATTAATTATTGCTGCTAAAACCAAGAACACGCAACCAGCGTTGTACAATGCTGTGAGAAATAAATTTAAAAATTGGTACATCCACGAGCATCAATTAGATGAAATTGAGAAAACAGGTAAGGTAAAAACTAATATGTTGATTTATGCACATGTAGCAGGAACAGTTACCGATATTTTGGTGGATTTAGGAGCACATATTATGATGGGAAAACCTATTTTAAAAGTAGCAGATTTAAGCACGGTTTGGGCAAATTTTGATGTGTATGAAAATCAATTATCTCTGTTTAAAGTTGGCCAAGAAATTGAAGTGGTTATTCCATCAAATCAACAAAAAACAATGAAAGGAAAAGTAAGTTTTATAGATCCTGTTTTAAATGAGCAAACAAGAACGGTAAGTTTAAGAGTGGTGTTAAATAATAAAAATAAGACACTAAAACCTGGAATGTTTGCAGAGGGGAAAATTAAAAATAAAACAGAAGTTTCTAATCAAATTCAGATACCAGAGACTTCGGTTTTATGGACAGGAAAAAGATCTGTAGTCTATGTAAAGGTAAACAAAGAGCAACCTACTTTTGAATTAAGAGAAGTGACTTTAGGTAACAAAATTGGGAATAATTATATTGTTTTATACGGATTAAAAAATGGAGAAGAAATTGTAACCCAAGGAACTTTTACTGTTGATGCGGCAGCACAATTACAAGGAAAAAAATCGATGATGAACACTGATAAAAGTAAATCTTCGGACATGCAAGGAATGCATATGAATCATTAA
- a CDS encoding outer membrane beta-barrel protein, which yields MKQTKFKFLKSVFILFLMGMMCNHASAQITGSIIEQKSKDALEYATATLYNQEGKVVTGVVTNQKGEFFIENIKSGNYYLEATFIGYQPKKVENIKVDKKNDYINLGTLSLAIASNQLDAVVLKGEAATVSHKIDRQVFETSKFQNSQGGSAVDVVKNLPSVTVNGDGAISVRGSNSFAVLLNGKPTQGDAASILAQLPANALEKVELITAPSAKYDPEGTAGILNIITKKGATNGDYAQVNVRGGFPPIQDYDTKEYPQRYGVDATYNTRTDKWNFSVGASYQRNDISGRREGGLDIVNADANTHRFLPSDGERSFDEVSYNGRFTVDYTPNDADEFSLGMYAGKRQKDRLADIFYDNYTVTPIGSENIENEFSYYNHNLRTRKGDFALASFDYAHAFTNKSKLSTSILYEYTFLGGPTENDNVSDIDYTKIYQQEKNTNDNPLNGIRFNLDYKWKPMSFGTLETGYQYRFLDHTGDFNYQRRNGDANGVVPPNYTQVPAFSSDIALKRIIHSAYVQLSGGKEKWDYAAGVRAESMDREYKEKLASEPNQNTYEYDYFKLFPSASLQYKVDEKTNIKAAYSKRVERTTTFKMNSFAEREHSEVYEQGDNKLKPEFIDLVELGINKKLKGGNNIYATAYFRHTKNVINRVNTLAYEEDANNPGNFVVNDSILNRVYSNVGKSNALGLEVGATIKPSKNWTNFIGANVYNYAIDGVLSFDHRDGNTRTYDIDSKSTIYSFNLNSTYNFWQNASIQFAFNYISDRNTAMGEDSRFYSPNLTFRKTFWDDNLTATLQWQNIDMGLLNSNEQRISAWRPNEFYTTTNYVYEVDMVSLNLTYTFNKLRNKSKFIESEFGKREF from the coding sequence TTGAAACAGACAAAATTTAAATTTTTAAAGAGTGTTTTTATACTTTTTTTGATGGGGATGATGTGTAATCATGCTTCTGCTCAAATTACAGGAAGCATTATAGAACAAAAAAGTAAGGATGCTTTAGAGTATGCTACAGCAACACTTTACAACCAAGAAGGAAAAGTTGTTACTGGAGTTGTAACCAATCAAAAAGGAGAGTTTTTTATAGAAAATATAAAATCAGGAAATTATTACTTAGAGGCTACTTTTATTGGATATCAACCTAAAAAAGTAGAAAATATTAAAGTTGATAAAAAAAACGATTACATCAATTTAGGTACTTTATCCTTAGCAATAGCTAGTAATCAGTTAGATGCTGTTGTGTTAAAAGGAGAAGCAGCAACCGTATCTCATAAAATTGATAGACAAGTTTTTGAAACTAGTAAATTTCAAAATAGTCAAGGAGGTAGTGCGGTAGATGTAGTTAAAAATTTACCATCGGTAACCGTAAATGGTGATGGGGCAATTAGTGTAAGAGGGAGTAACAGTTTTGCTGTATTGTTAAACGGAAAACCAACTCAAGGTGATGCCGCTTCAATTTTAGCGCAATTACCAGCCAATGCTTTGGAAAAAGTTGAATTAATTACTGCTCCATCTGCTAAATACGATCCAGAAGGAACAGCAGGAATTTTAAATATCATCACCAAAAAAGGAGCTACTAATGGAGATTATGCTCAAGTAAATGTACGTGGTGGTTTTCCTCCAATTCAAGATTACGATACCAAAGAATATCCTCAGCGTTATGGAGTTGATGCAACCTATAACACTAGAACTGATAAGTGGAATTTTTCTGTAGGAGCTAGTTACCAACGCAACGATATTTCTGGTAGGAGAGAAGGTGGATTAGATATAGTAAATGCTGATGCAAATACTCATAGGTTTTTACCCTCTGATGGTGAACGTAGTTTTGACGAGGTAAGTTATAACGGAAGATTTACGGTAGATTATACTCCAAATGATGCTGATGAATTTTCTTTAGGGATGTATGCCGGGAAAAGACAAAAAGATAGATTGGCAGATATTTTTTACGATAATTATACAGTTACACCAATTGGAAGTGAAAATATAGAAAATGAATTTTCTTACTACAATCACAACTTAAGAACTCGTAAAGGAGACTTTGCTTTGGCTAGTTTTGATTATGCTCATGCGTTTACAAACAAATCTAAATTATCTACTTCTATTCTGTATGAATACACATTTTTAGGAGGACCAACAGAGAATGATAATGTTAGTGATATAGATTACACAAAAATTTATCAGCAAGAAAAAAACACCAATGATAATCCTTTAAACGGTATCCGTTTTAACTTAGATTATAAATGGAAACCTATGAGTTTTGGAACTTTGGAAACTGGATATCAATATAGATTTTTAGACCATACAGGAGATTTTAATTATCAACGTAGAAATGGTGACGCTAATGGTGTTGTACCTCCAAATTACACACAAGTACCTGCATTTTCTAGTGATATTGCTTTAAAAAGAATTATTCATTCTGCTTATGTACAATTATCAGGAGGTAAAGAAAAATGGGATTATGCTGCAGGGGTTCGTGCAGAGTCTATGGATAGAGAGTACAAAGAAAAGTTGGCTTCAGAACCAAATCAAAATACTTATGAGTACGATTATTTTAAATTGTTTCCATCGGCTTCTTTACAATACAAAGTTGATGAGAAAACAAATATTAAAGCAGCTTATAGTAAAAGGGTAGAGCGTACCACTACTTTTAAAATGAATAGTTTTGCAGAGCGTGAACATTCAGAAGTATATGAGCAAGGTGATAATAAATTAAAGCCAGAGTTTATTGATTTGGTAGAATTAGGAATCAATAAAAAATTAAAAGGAGGAAATAATATTTATGCAACGGCTTATTTTAGACATACTAAAAATGTAATCAACAGGGTAAATACTTTGGCTTATGAAGAAGATGCAAACAACCCAGGGAATTTTGTTGTAAATGATTCTATTTTAAACAGAGTATATTCTAATGTAGGAAAAAGCAATGCTTTAGGATTAGAAGTTGGAGCGACTATAAAACCATCAAAAAACTGGACAAACTTTATAGGAGCCAATGTTTATAATTATGCTATTGATGGGGTGTTAAGTTTTGATCATAGAGATGGAAATACAAGAACTTATGATATAGATAGTAAATCAACCATATATTCTTTTAACTTAAACTCTACTTATAACTTTTGGCAAAATGCATCCATTCAATTTGCTTTTAATTATATCTCAGATAGAAATACTGCTATGGGAGAAGATTCAAGATTTTACAGTCCTAATTTAACTTTTAGAAAAACTTTTTGGGATGATAATTTAACAGCAACCCTACAATGGCAAAATATTGATATGGGACTGTTAAACTCTAATGAGCAAAGAATATCTGCATGGAGACCAAATGAGTTTTACACCACTACCAACTATGTTTATGAGGTAGATATGGTAAGTTTAAACTTAACCTACACCTTTAATAAATTAAGAAACAAATCTAAGTTTATTGAAAGTGAATTTGGTAAACGAGAGTTTTAA
- a CDS encoding DUF4198 domain-containing protein, which produces MKKQFIIFSIMLLASIQSFAHYMWVETNTIGTVGKPQQVKVFFGEYTYGEIEETNGDAFKSVQQFTLWAIDADGTKTELKTTAKDNYYLAEFTPKNNGTYTIVLDNNNIDVIDYTKYNFGIFKTHYHAIAKVQVGKKDNHTAAVNPNGITVKDVSEKENTVKLQVMFKNKALAKNEVKVYVADLWTKTLTTDENGFVSFDLPWDNKYIVETTYKEETPGNYNNKEYEFIWHCVAYTIL; this is translated from the coding sequence ATGAAAAAACAATTCATAATATTTAGCATAATGCTATTGGCTAGCATACAAAGTTTTGCTCATTATATGTGGGTAGAAACCAACACTATTGGTACAGTAGGAAAGCCTCAACAAGTAAAAGTATTTTTTGGCGAATATACTTATGGAGAAATAGAAGAAACCAATGGTGATGCTTTTAAAAGTGTACAGCAATTCACTCTTTGGGCTATAGATGCCGATGGGACCAAAACGGAATTAAAAACTACAGCTAAGGACAATTATTATTTAGCTGAGTTTACTCCAAAAAACAATGGAACCTATACCATTGTGTTAGACAATAACAATATTGATGTTATTGATTATACCAAATACAATTTTGGAATTTTTAAAACTCACTACCATGCCATTGCAAAAGTACAGGTGGGTAAAAAAGACAATCATACCGCTGCAGTAAATCCTAATGGAATTACTGTAAAAGATGTTTCTGAAAAAGAAAACACTGTTAAATTACAAGTGATGTTTAAAAACAAAGCCTTGGCAAAAAATGAAGTAAAGGTTTATGTTGCTGATTTATGGACCAAAACATTAACTACTGATGAAAATGGTTTTGTTTCTTTTGATTTGCCTTGGGATAATAAATACATTGTAGAAACAACCTACAAAGAAGAAACTCCAGGTAACTACAACAACAAAGAATACGAATTTATTTGGCATTGTGTAGCTTATACAATCTTATAA